Proteins from one Scylla paramamosain isolate STU-SP2022 chromosome 3, ASM3559412v1, whole genome shotgun sequence genomic window:
- the LOC135089524 gene encoding mucin-2-like isoform X1, which yields MSHFNACAGRASGQAKTTVSEDQQSNRTAADCKKRHTLLPAPRLDMAFVVLCLALVLVPWTAASPVHNSTALRITDDHNNRTRRCFGHHGGHHGGYNSWPWCNNYYFDPCYNPCWPSWPTSSVPTTTKPTTWPTYYPTLPPITRPPYTPMPTYIPIMPTRPPRPPTRPPYTPIMPTRPPRPPTRPTYRPIMPTRPPVPSTRPTYRPIMPTRPPRPTTRPTYRPIMPTRPPRPTTRPTYRPIMPTRPPRPTTRPTYIPIMPTRPPRPTTWPTYIPIMPTRPPRPTTRPTYIPIMPTRPPRPTTRPTYRPIMPTRPPRPTTRPTYIPIMPTRPPRPTTRPTYRPIMPTRPPRPTTRPTYIPIMPTRTPRPTRPPYTPIMPTRTPIPERPPYTPIMPTWTPIPTRPPYTPIMPTRTPIPTRPPYTPILPTRTPIPTRWPTYTPIMPTRTPRPTYIPIMPTRTAIPTRWPTYTPVMPTVTSYPTFPTVTDSYRKRGCNRVCVDEHKMHYCCDTTTTQPPTTLASLGTCPPQIYPCTLPANHTTQRDCMFDYQCPDDHGCCYDHCLQEYKCRRLMQLASTTTPTTGLSHRHKDETRLERSLQEEEPTVVPETLAASETQASRHTPTFTVMQPQMTTGRHGEEARLAVMVDEGRPGSGQHLQQLLIRLQQPSLPILFLPLHPLADERRTVWEVVQCATQAAPEQKAAVHLVGCVLAAPPPPMARLDSFLSSVRKCGRDHRVSWTSLQLCVDHGKGRGMLRDALLRHARLLQAARTRQMTAARPVAAVLAVNGTLVERDTMPIPAIISVK from the exons ATGAGTCACTTTAACGCATGCGCAGGCAGGGCCAGCGGGCAGGCGAAGACCACAGTAAGTGAAGATCAGCAGTCTAACAGAACAGCAGCAGACTGCAAGAAGAGGCACACACTCCTTCCTGCGCCTCGCCTCGACATGGCCTTCGTC GTGCTGTGTCTGGCCCTGGTGTTGGTGCCGTGGACTGCCGCCTCGCCCGTCCACAACTCCACTGCTCTTAGGATCACCGACGACCACAATAACCGAACGAGAAGATGCTTCGGCCATCATGGCGGCCATCATGGAGGTTACAACTCGTGGCCTTGGTGCAACAACTATTACTTTGACCCCTGTTACAACCCCTGTTGGCCATCATGGCCAACATCATCTGTACCCACTACCACGAAGCCCACCACCTGGCCCACTTACTACCCCACTCTTCCGCCCATCACCAGGCCGCCCTACACACCCATGCCTACCTACATCCCCATCATGCCCACGAGACCGCCCAGACCCCCCACGAGGCCACCCTACACACCCATAATGCCCACGAGACCGCCAAGACCCCCCACGAGGCCAACTTATAGACCCATAATGCCCACGAGACCGCCCGTACCATCCACGAGGCCAACTTATAGACCCATAATGCCCACGAGACCACCCAGACCCACCACGAGGCCAACTTACAGACCCATAATGCCCACGAGACCGCCCAGACCCACCACGAGGCCAACTTATAGACCCATCATGCCCACGAGACCACCCAGACCCACCACGAGGCCAACTTATATACCCATAATGCCCACGAGACCGCCCAGACCCACCACTTGGCCAACTTATATACCCATAATGCCCACGAGACCACCCAGACCCACCACGAGGCCAACTTATATACCCATAATGCCCACGAGACCACCCAGACCCACCACAAGGCCAACTTACAGACCCATCATGCCCACGAGACCACCCAGACCCACCACGAGGCCAACTTATATACCTATAATGCCCACGAGACCACCCAGACCCACCACAAGGCCAACTTACAGACCCATCATGCCCACGAGACCACCCAGACCCACCACAAGGCCAACTTATATACCCATAATGCCCACGAGAACGCCTAGACCCACCAGACCGCCCTACACACCCATCATGCCCACGAGGACACCGATACCCGAGAGGCCGCCCTACACACCCATCATGCCCACGTGGACACCTATACCCACGAGACCGCCTTACACACCCATCATGCCCACGAGAACACCTATACCCACGAGACCGCCCTACACACCCATCCTGCCCACGAGGACACCCATACCCACCAGGTGGCCGACCTACACACCCATCATGCCCACGAGGACACCCAGGCCTACTTACATCCCTATCATGCCCACGAGAACAGCTATACCCACCAGGTGGCCGACCTACACACCCGTGATGCCGACAGTGACCTCTTATCCTACCTTTCCAACAGTGACAGATTCCTACAGGAAGAGAGG gtgcaaCAGAGTCTGCGTCGACGAGCACAAAATGCATTACTGCTGCGACACAA CTACCACGCAGCCCCCCACCACTCTAGCGTCGCTGGGCACGTGTCCACCTCAGATATATCCCTGCACACTGCCCGCCAACCACACGACTCAA CGTGACTGTATGTTTGACTACCAGTGTCCGGACGACCACGGGTGTTGCTACGACCACTGCCTTCAAGAGTACAAGTGTCGCCGCCTAATGCAGCTCGCTTCCACTACCACGCCCACGACGGGCCTCTCGCACCGTCACAAGGACGAAACGAGATTGGAGCGTtccctgcaggaggaagagcctACAGTTGTGCCAGAGACACTCGCAGCCAGTGAGACCCAGGCAAGCAGGCATACTCCCACCTTCACGGTGATGCAG CCACAGATGACCACAGGACGCCACGGCGAAGAGGCGCGCCTCGCCGTGATGGTGGACGAGGGTCGGCCAGGCAGCGGCCAACACCTCCAGCAGCTTCTCATACGTCTGCAGCAGCCCAGCCTTCCCATCCTGTTCCTGCCCCTCCACCCGCTG GCGGACGAGAGGAGGACAGTGTGGGAAGTGGTGCAGTGCGCGACGCAGGCAGCCCCAGAGCAGAAGGCAGCCGTACACTTGGTGGGCTGTGTTCTGGCAGCCCCGCCTCCACCCATGGCCCGGCTcgactccttcctctcttcagtCAGAAAG TGTGGACGTGACCACCGTGTGAGCTGGACGAGCCTACAGCTTTGCGTGGACCATGGTAAGGGACGAGGCATGCTGCGGGACGCCCTCCTGCGTCACGCTCGTCTGTTGCAAGCTGCCAGGACGCGTCAGATGACCGCGGCGCGGCCTGTCGCTGCTGTCCTCGCCGTCAACGGG
- the LOC135089524 gene encoding mucin-2-like isoform X2, with translation MSHFNACAGRASGQAKTTVSEDQQSNRTAADCKKRHTLLPAPRLDMAFVVLCLALVLVPWTAASPVHNSTALRITDDHNNRTRRCFGHHGGHHGGYNSWPWCNNYYFDPCYNPCWPSWPTSSVPTTTKPTTWPTYYPTLPPITRPPYTPMPTYIPIMPTRPPRPPTRPPYTPIMPTRPPRPPTRPTYRPIMPTRPPVPSTRPTYRPIMPTRPPRPTTRPTYRPIMPTRPPRPTTRPTYRPIMPTRPPRPTTRPTYIPIMPTRPPRPTTWPTYIPIMPTRPPRPTTRPTYIPIMPTRPPRPTTRPTYRPIMPTRPPRPTTRPTYIPIMPTRPPRPTTRPTYRPIMPTRPPRPTTRPTYIPIMPTRTPRPTRPPYTPIMPTRTPIPERPPYTPIMPTWTPIPTRPPYTPIMPTRTPIPTRPPYTPILPTRTPIPTRWPTYTPIMPTRTPRPTYIPIMPTRTAIPTRWPTYTPVMPTVTSYPTFPTVTDSYRKRGCNRVCVDEHKMHYCCDTTTTQPPTTLASLGTCPPQIYPCTLPANHTTQRDCMFDYQCPDDHGCCYDHCLQEYKCRRLMQLASTTTPTTGLSHRHKDETRLERSLQEEEPTVVPETLAASETQASRHTPTFTVMQMTTGRHGEEARLAVMVDEGRPGSGQHLQQLLIRLQQPSLPILFLPLHPLADERRTVWEVVQCATQAAPEQKAAVHLVGCVLAAPPPPMARLDSFLSSVRKCGRDHRVSWTSLQLCVDHGKGRGMLRDALLRHARLLQAARTRQMTAARPVAAVLAVNGTLVERDTMPIPAIISVK, from the exons ATGAGTCACTTTAACGCATGCGCAGGCAGGGCCAGCGGGCAGGCGAAGACCACAGTAAGTGAAGATCAGCAGTCTAACAGAACAGCAGCAGACTGCAAGAAGAGGCACACACTCCTTCCTGCGCCTCGCCTCGACATGGCCTTCGTC GTGCTGTGTCTGGCCCTGGTGTTGGTGCCGTGGACTGCCGCCTCGCCCGTCCACAACTCCACTGCTCTTAGGATCACCGACGACCACAATAACCGAACGAGAAGATGCTTCGGCCATCATGGCGGCCATCATGGAGGTTACAACTCGTGGCCTTGGTGCAACAACTATTACTTTGACCCCTGTTACAACCCCTGTTGGCCATCATGGCCAACATCATCTGTACCCACTACCACGAAGCCCACCACCTGGCCCACTTACTACCCCACTCTTCCGCCCATCACCAGGCCGCCCTACACACCCATGCCTACCTACATCCCCATCATGCCCACGAGACCGCCCAGACCCCCCACGAGGCCACCCTACACACCCATAATGCCCACGAGACCGCCAAGACCCCCCACGAGGCCAACTTATAGACCCATAATGCCCACGAGACCGCCCGTACCATCCACGAGGCCAACTTATAGACCCATAATGCCCACGAGACCACCCAGACCCACCACGAGGCCAACTTACAGACCCATAATGCCCACGAGACCGCCCAGACCCACCACGAGGCCAACTTATAGACCCATCATGCCCACGAGACCACCCAGACCCACCACGAGGCCAACTTATATACCCATAATGCCCACGAGACCGCCCAGACCCACCACTTGGCCAACTTATATACCCATAATGCCCACGAGACCACCCAGACCCACCACGAGGCCAACTTATATACCCATAATGCCCACGAGACCACCCAGACCCACCACAAGGCCAACTTACAGACCCATCATGCCCACGAGACCACCCAGACCCACCACGAGGCCAACTTATATACCTATAATGCCCACGAGACCACCCAGACCCACCACAAGGCCAACTTACAGACCCATCATGCCCACGAGACCACCCAGACCCACCACAAGGCCAACTTATATACCCATAATGCCCACGAGAACGCCTAGACCCACCAGACCGCCCTACACACCCATCATGCCCACGAGGACACCGATACCCGAGAGGCCGCCCTACACACCCATCATGCCCACGTGGACACCTATACCCACGAGACCGCCTTACACACCCATCATGCCCACGAGAACACCTATACCCACGAGACCGCCCTACACACCCATCCTGCCCACGAGGACACCCATACCCACCAGGTGGCCGACCTACACACCCATCATGCCCACGAGGACACCCAGGCCTACTTACATCCCTATCATGCCCACGAGAACAGCTATACCCACCAGGTGGCCGACCTACACACCCGTGATGCCGACAGTGACCTCTTATCCTACCTTTCCAACAGTGACAGATTCCTACAGGAAGAGAGG gtgcaaCAGAGTCTGCGTCGACGAGCACAAAATGCATTACTGCTGCGACACAA CTACCACGCAGCCCCCCACCACTCTAGCGTCGCTGGGCACGTGTCCACCTCAGATATATCCCTGCACACTGCCCGCCAACCACACGACTCAA CGTGACTGTATGTTTGACTACCAGTGTCCGGACGACCACGGGTGTTGCTACGACCACTGCCTTCAAGAGTACAAGTGTCGCCGCCTAATGCAGCTCGCTTCCACTACCACGCCCACGACGGGCCTCTCGCACCGTCACAAGGACGAAACGAGATTGGAGCGTtccctgcaggaggaagagcctACAGTTGTGCCAGAGACACTCGCAGCCAGTGAGACCCAGGCAAGCAGGCATACTCCCACCTTCACGGTGATGCAG ATGACCACAGGACGCCACGGCGAAGAGGCGCGCCTCGCCGTGATGGTGGACGAGGGTCGGCCAGGCAGCGGCCAACACCTCCAGCAGCTTCTCATACGTCTGCAGCAGCCCAGCCTTCCCATCCTGTTCCTGCCCCTCCACCCGCTG GCGGACGAGAGGAGGACAGTGTGGGAAGTGGTGCAGTGCGCGACGCAGGCAGCCCCAGAGCAGAAGGCAGCCGTACACTTGGTGGGCTGTGTTCTGGCAGCCCCGCCTCCACCCATGGCCCGGCTcgactccttcctctcttcagtCAGAAAG TGTGGACGTGACCACCGTGTGAGCTGGACGAGCCTACAGCTTTGCGTGGACCATGGTAAGGGACGAGGCATGCTGCGGGACGCCCTCCTGCGTCACGCTCGTCTGTTGCAAGCTGCCAGGACGCGTCAGATGACCGCGGCGCGGCCTGTCGCTGCTGTCCTCGCCGTCAACGGG
- the LOC135089524 gene encoding mucin-2-like isoform X3 yields the protein MSHFNACAGRASGQAKTTVSEDQQSNRTAADCKKRHTLLPAPRLDMAFVVLCLALVLVPWTAASPVHNSTALRITDDHNNRTRRCFGHHGGHHGGYNSWPWCNNYYFDPCYNPCWPSWPTSSVPTTTKPTTWPTYYPTLPPITRPPYTPMPTYIPIMPTRPPRPPTRPPYTPIMPTRPPRPPTRPTYRPIMPTRPPVPSTRPTYRPIMPTRPPRPTTRPTYRPIMPTRPPRPTTRPTYRPIMPTRPPRPTTRPTYIPIMPTRPPRPTTWPTYIPIMPTRPPRPTTRPTYIPIMPTRPPRPTTRPTYRPIMPTRPPRPTTRPTYIPIMPTRPPRPTTRPTYRPIMPTRPPRPTTRPTYIPIMPTRTPRPTRPPYTPIMPTRTPIPERPPYTPIMPTWTPIPTRPPYTPIMPTRTPIPTRPPYTPILPTRTPIPTRWPTYTPIMPTRTPRPTYIPIMPTRTAIPTRWPTYTPVMPTVTSYPTFPTVTDSYRKRGCNRVCVDEHKMHYCCDTTTTQPPTTLASLGTCPPQIYPCTLPANHTTQRDCMFDYQCPDDHGCCYDHCLQEYKCRRLMQLASTTTPTTGLSHRHKDETRLERSLQEEEPTVVPETLAASETQPQMTTGRHGEEARLAVMVDEGRPGSGQHLQQLLIRLQQPSLPILFLPLHPLADERRTVWEVVQCATQAAPEQKAAVHLVGCVLAAPPPPMARLDSFLSSVRKCGRDHRVSWTSLQLCVDHGKGRGMLRDALLRHARLLQAARTRQMTAARPVAAVLAVNGTLVERDTMPIPAIISVK from the exons ATGAGTCACTTTAACGCATGCGCAGGCAGGGCCAGCGGGCAGGCGAAGACCACAGTAAGTGAAGATCAGCAGTCTAACAGAACAGCAGCAGACTGCAAGAAGAGGCACACACTCCTTCCTGCGCCTCGCCTCGACATGGCCTTCGTC GTGCTGTGTCTGGCCCTGGTGTTGGTGCCGTGGACTGCCGCCTCGCCCGTCCACAACTCCACTGCTCTTAGGATCACCGACGACCACAATAACCGAACGAGAAGATGCTTCGGCCATCATGGCGGCCATCATGGAGGTTACAACTCGTGGCCTTGGTGCAACAACTATTACTTTGACCCCTGTTACAACCCCTGTTGGCCATCATGGCCAACATCATCTGTACCCACTACCACGAAGCCCACCACCTGGCCCACTTACTACCCCACTCTTCCGCCCATCACCAGGCCGCCCTACACACCCATGCCTACCTACATCCCCATCATGCCCACGAGACCGCCCAGACCCCCCACGAGGCCACCCTACACACCCATAATGCCCACGAGACCGCCAAGACCCCCCACGAGGCCAACTTATAGACCCATAATGCCCACGAGACCGCCCGTACCATCCACGAGGCCAACTTATAGACCCATAATGCCCACGAGACCACCCAGACCCACCACGAGGCCAACTTACAGACCCATAATGCCCACGAGACCGCCCAGACCCACCACGAGGCCAACTTATAGACCCATCATGCCCACGAGACCACCCAGACCCACCACGAGGCCAACTTATATACCCATAATGCCCACGAGACCGCCCAGACCCACCACTTGGCCAACTTATATACCCATAATGCCCACGAGACCACCCAGACCCACCACGAGGCCAACTTATATACCCATAATGCCCACGAGACCACCCAGACCCACCACAAGGCCAACTTACAGACCCATCATGCCCACGAGACCACCCAGACCCACCACGAGGCCAACTTATATACCTATAATGCCCACGAGACCACCCAGACCCACCACAAGGCCAACTTACAGACCCATCATGCCCACGAGACCACCCAGACCCACCACAAGGCCAACTTATATACCCATAATGCCCACGAGAACGCCTAGACCCACCAGACCGCCCTACACACCCATCATGCCCACGAGGACACCGATACCCGAGAGGCCGCCCTACACACCCATCATGCCCACGTGGACACCTATACCCACGAGACCGCCTTACACACCCATCATGCCCACGAGAACACCTATACCCACGAGACCGCCCTACACACCCATCCTGCCCACGAGGACACCCATACCCACCAGGTGGCCGACCTACACACCCATCATGCCCACGAGGACACCCAGGCCTACTTACATCCCTATCATGCCCACGAGAACAGCTATACCCACCAGGTGGCCGACCTACACACCCGTGATGCCGACAGTGACCTCTTATCCTACCTTTCCAACAGTGACAGATTCCTACAGGAAGAGAGG gtgcaaCAGAGTCTGCGTCGACGAGCACAAAATGCATTACTGCTGCGACACAA CTACCACGCAGCCCCCCACCACTCTAGCGTCGCTGGGCACGTGTCCACCTCAGATATATCCCTGCACACTGCCCGCCAACCACACGACTCAA CGTGACTGTATGTTTGACTACCAGTGTCCGGACGACCACGGGTGTTGCTACGACCACTGCCTTCAAGAGTACAAGTGTCGCCGCCTAATGCAGCTCGCTTCCACTACCACGCCCACGACGGGCCTCTCGCACCGTCACAAGGACGAAACGAGATTGGAGCGTtccctgcaggaggaagagcctACAGTTGTGCCAGAGACACTCGCAGCCAGTGAGACCCAG CCACAGATGACCACAGGACGCCACGGCGAAGAGGCGCGCCTCGCCGTGATGGTGGACGAGGGTCGGCCAGGCAGCGGCCAACACCTCCAGCAGCTTCTCATACGTCTGCAGCAGCCCAGCCTTCCCATCCTGTTCCTGCCCCTCCACCCGCTG GCGGACGAGAGGAGGACAGTGTGGGAAGTGGTGCAGTGCGCGACGCAGGCAGCCCCAGAGCAGAAGGCAGCCGTACACTTGGTGGGCTGTGTTCTGGCAGCCCCGCCTCCACCCATGGCCCGGCTcgactccttcctctcttcagtCAGAAAG TGTGGACGTGACCACCGTGTGAGCTGGACGAGCCTACAGCTTTGCGTGGACCATGGTAAGGGACGAGGCATGCTGCGGGACGCCCTCCTGCGTCACGCTCGTCTGTTGCAAGCTGCCAGGACGCGTCAGATGACCGCGGCGCGGCCTGTCGCTGCTGTCCTCGCCGTCAACGGG
- the LOC135089524 gene encoding mucin-2-like isoform X4 — protein sequence MSHFNACAGRASGQAKTTVSEDQQSNRTAADCKKRHTLLPAPRLDMAFVVLCLALVLVPWTAASPVHNSTALRITDDHNNRTRRCFGHHGGHHGGYNSWPWCNNYYFDPCYNPCWPSWPTSSVPTTTKPTTWPTYYPTLPPITRPPYTPMPTYIPIMPTRPPRPPTRPPYTPIMPTRPPRPPTRPTYRPIMPTRPPVPSTRPTYRPIMPTRPPRPTTRPTYRPIMPTRPPRPTTRPTYRPIMPTRPPRPTTRPTYIPIMPTRPPRPTTWPTYIPIMPTRPPRPTTRPTYIPIMPTRPPRPTTRPTYRPIMPTRPPRPTTRPTYIPIMPTRPPRPTTRPTYRPIMPTRPPRPTTRPTYIPIMPTRTPRPTRPPYTPIMPTRTPIPERPPYTPIMPTWTPIPTRPPYTPIMPTRTPIPTRPPYTPILPTRTPIPTRWPTYTPIMPTRTPRPTYIPIMPTRTAIPTRWPTYTPVMPTVTSYPTFPTVTDSYRKRGCNRVCVDEHKMHYCCDTTTTQPPTTLASLGTCPPQIYPCTLPANHTTQRDCMFDYQCPDDHGCCYDHCLQEYKCRRLMQLASTTTPTTGLSHRHKDETRLERSLQEEEPTVVPETLAASETQMTTGRHGEEARLAVMVDEGRPGSGQHLQQLLIRLQQPSLPILFLPLHPLADERRTVWEVVQCATQAAPEQKAAVHLVGCVLAAPPPPMARLDSFLSSVRKCGRDHRVSWTSLQLCVDHGKGRGMLRDALLRHARLLQAARTRQMTAARPVAAVLAVNGTLVERDTMPIPAIISVK from the exons ATGAGTCACTTTAACGCATGCGCAGGCAGGGCCAGCGGGCAGGCGAAGACCACAGTAAGTGAAGATCAGCAGTCTAACAGAACAGCAGCAGACTGCAAGAAGAGGCACACACTCCTTCCTGCGCCTCGCCTCGACATGGCCTTCGTC GTGCTGTGTCTGGCCCTGGTGTTGGTGCCGTGGACTGCCGCCTCGCCCGTCCACAACTCCACTGCTCTTAGGATCACCGACGACCACAATAACCGAACGAGAAGATGCTTCGGCCATCATGGCGGCCATCATGGAGGTTACAACTCGTGGCCTTGGTGCAACAACTATTACTTTGACCCCTGTTACAACCCCTGTTGGCCATCATGGCCAACATCATCTGTACCCACTACCACGAAGCCCACCACCTGGCCCACTTACTACCCCACTCTTCCGCCCATCACCAGGCCGCCCTACACACCCATGCCTACCTACATCCCCATCATGCCCACGAGACCGCCCAGACCCCCCACGAGGCCACCCTACACACCCATAATGCCCACGAGACCGCCAAGACCCCCCACGAGGCCAACTTATAGACCCATAATGCCCACGAGACCGCCCGTACCATCCACGAGGCCAACTTATAGACCCATAATGCCCACGAGACCACCCAGACCCACCACGAGGCCAACTTACAGACCCATAATGCCCACGAGACCGCCCAGACCCACCACGAGGCCAACTTATAGACCCATCATGCCCACGAGACCACCCAGACCCACCACGAGGCCAACTTATATACCCATAATGCCCACGAGACCGCCCAGACCCACCACTTGGCCAACTTATATACCCATAATGCCCACGAGACCACCCAGACCCACCACGAGGCCAACTTATATACCCATAATGCCCACGAGACCACCCAGACCCACCACAAGGCCAACTTACAGACCCATCATGCCCACGAGACCACCCAGACCCACCACGAGGCCAACTTATATACCTATAATGCCCACGAGACCACCCAGACCCACCACAAGGCCAACTTACAGACCCATCATGCCCACGAGACCACCCAGACCCACCACAAGGCCAACTTATATACCCATAATGCCCACGAGAACGCCTAGACCCACCAGACCGCCCTACACACCCATCATGCCCACGAGGACACCGATACCCGAGAGGCCGCCCTACACACCCATCATGCCCACGTGGACACCTATACCCACGAGACCGCCTTACACACCCATCATGCCCACGAGAACACCTATACCCACGAGACCGCCCTACACACCCATCCTGCCCACGAGGACACCCATACCCACCAGGTGGCCGACCTACACACCCATCATGCCCACGAGGACACCCAGGCCTACTTACATCCCTATCATGCCCACGAGAACAGCTATACCCACCAGGTGGCCGACCTACACACCCGTGATGCCGACAGTGACCTCTTATCCTACCTTTCCAACAGTGACAGATTCCTACAGGAAGAGAGG gtgcaaCAGAGTCTGCGTCGACGAGCACAAAATGCATTACTGCTGCGACACAA CTACCACGCAGCCCCCCACCACTCTAGCGTCGCTGGGCACGTGTCCACCTCAGATATATCCCTGCACACTGCCCGCCAACCACACGACTCAA CGTGACTGTATGTTTGACTACCAGTGTCCGGACGACCACGGGTGTTGCTACGACCACTGCCTTCAAGAGTACAAGTGTCGCCGCCTAATGCAGCTCGCTTCCACTACCACGCCCACGACGGGCCTCTCGCACCGTCACAAGGACGAAACGAGATTGGAGCGTtccctgcaggaggaagagcctACAGTTGTGCCAGAGACACTCGCAGCCAGTGAGACCCAG ATGACCACAGGACGCCACGGCGAAGAGGCGCGCCTCGCCGTGATGGTGGACGAGGGTCGGCCAGGCAGCGGCCAACACCTCCAGCAGCTTCTCATACGTCTGCAGCAGCCCAGCCTTCCCATCCTGTTCCTGCCCCTCCACCCGCTG GCGGACGAGAGGAGGACAGTGTGGGAAGTGGTGCAGTGCGCGACGCAGGCAGCCCCAGAGCAGAAGGCAGCCGTACACTTGGTGGGCTGTGTTCTGGCAGCCCCGCCTCCACCCATGGCCCGGCTcgactccttcctctcttcagtCAGAAAG TGTGGACGTGACCACCGTGTGAGCTGGACGAGCCTACAGCTTTGCGTGGACCATGGTAAGGGACGAGGCATGCTGCGGGACGCCCTCCTGCGTCACGCTCGTCTGTTGCAAGCTGCCAGGACGCGTCAGATGACCGCGGCGCGGCCTGTCGCTGCTGTCCTCGCCGTCAACGGG